Proteins from a genomic interval of Pristis pectinata isolate sPriPec2 chromosome 21, sPriPec2.1.pri, whole genome shotgun sequence:
- the cuedc1b gene encoding CUE domain-containing protein 1b encodes MTSLFRRSSSNGNSKGGSTTAPSQLLNNSRPPRQVRRLEFNQAMEDFKVMFPNMDYDVIECVLRANNGAVDATIDQLLQMNLDCGFDNGYDESSDSEDSIPPEILERTLEPDSSDEEAPPVYSPPAYDMHVFDRQYQHVPPLPPRRLDIPNSSGSQSQRRYRNWNPPLLGNLPDDFLRILPQQSDVVQNSQKAKIGTSQESHGSTDQERKLKQYLEDERIALFLQNEEFMKELQRNREFLLALEKDRLKYESKKSKSASANESLPSDDISLPSAVPAESGASGVAEASGVALDEALFRDKLKHMGKSTRKKLFELARAFSEKTKMRKLKRKHSLKHHTLGTAASTANLLDDVEGNSRDEDIQFRKQTVPEEDEENREREL; translated from the exons ATGACCAGTCTTTTCCGACGGAGCAGTAGCAATGGGAACTCCAAGGGTGGATCTACCACTGCCCCGTCACAGCTGCTCAACAACAGCAGGCCGCCCCGCCAAGTCCGGAGACTTGAGTTCAACCAGGCCATGGAGGACTTCAAGGTCATGTTCCCCAACATGGACTACGATGTAATCGAATGCGTCTTAAGAGCCAACAATGGAGCTGTTGACGCCACCATTGACCAGCTCTTGCAGATGAACTTGGACTGTGGATTTGACAATGGGTATGATGAGAGTTCAGACTCGGAGGACAGTATCCCCCCAGAG ATCCTGGAGAGGACACTGGAGCCAGACAGCTCTGATGAAGAAGCTCCTCCTGTGTATTCCCCTCCTGCCTACGACATGCATGTATTTGACCGGCAGTATCAGCACGTCCCTCCTCTGCCCCCTCGACG GCTTGACATCCCGAATTCTAGTGGCAGCCAGTCACAGAGACGGTATCGGAATTGGAACCCTCCATTACTTGGTAACCTACCTGACGACTTCCTGCGAATTTTACCACAGCAGTCAGATGTGGTGCAG AATTCTCAGAAAGCCAAGATTGGGACCAGCCAGGAGTCACATGGGTCAACTGACCAGGAGCGGAAACTAAAGCAGTATCTGGAGGATGAGCGCATTGCACTCTTCCTGCAGAACGAAGAATTCATGAAGGAGCTGCAGAGGAACCGCGAGTTCTTACTGGCACTGGAAAAGG ATCGGCTCAAGTACGAATCTAAGAAATCAAAGTCCGCTAGTGCAAATGAATCCTTGCCCAGCGACGACATTAGTTTGCCTTCAGCAGTTCCAG CCGAGTCTGGTGCCTCTGGTGTTGCTGAAGCAAGCGGTGTAGCACTCGATGAAGCCTTATTCAGGGACAAACTAAAGCACATGGGAAAAT CCACGCGGAAGAAACTCTTCGAGCTGGCCCGTGCTTTCTCCGAGAAGACGAAGATGAGGAAGTTGAAGCGAAAGCATTCCTTAAAACATCACAC TCTTGGAACAGCAGCCTCAACAGCAAACCTCCTGGATGATGTAGAAGGGAATTCCCGTG atgaagatATCCAGTTCAGAAAGCAGACCGTGCCGGAGGAAGATGAAGAAAATAGGGAGAGAGAGTTATG A